In Hallerella succinigenes, the following are encoded in one genomic region:
- a CDS encoding fumarate reductase/succinate dehydrogenase flavoprotein subunit, producing MILDAHIPGGSISEKWTRHKFELKLVNPTNKRKFKVIVVGTGLAGASAAASLGELGYNVLAFCYQDSPRRAHSIAAQGGINAAKNYTNDGDSVYRLFYDTVKGGDFRAREANVHRLAENSNLIIDQCVAQGVPFGRDYGGLLANRSFGGTQVSRTFYARGQTGQQLLLGAYQAMMRQVAKGSVKLFPRRDMQDLVVIDGKARGIVVRNLITGALESYEADAVCLATGGYGNVFYLSTNAKGCNVSPAWQAYKKGALFANPCYTQIHPTCIPVTGDHQSKLTLMSESLRNDGRIWVPKKVGDTRPANEIPEDERYYYLEERYPSFGNLVPRDVASRNAKMVCDQGMGVGATKRAVYLDFADAIKRMGVSGVSAKYGNLFQMYEKITDEDPYKVPMRIYPASHYTMGGLWVDYNLMSTIPGCFVLGEANFSDHGANRLGASALMQGLSDGYFVIPYTIGGYFAGTKLEKVSASDPAFKAAEAQTMERLNKILNIHGKRNVSDIHRELGQVMWDYVGMGRNKAGLEKALERIPEIRDEFWNNANVLGSEGDFNQNLENANHVADFLEFAELLARDALHREESCGGHFREEHQTAEGEAMRDDENFCYVGAWEYKGDGQAPELSKEPLTFDNVHLVTRSYK from the coding sequence ATGATTCTGGATGCCCATATTCCTGGTGGTTCTATCTCCGAAAAATGGACGCGTCACAAGTTTGAACTCAAACTCGTGAACCCGACCAACAAGCGTAAATTCAAGGTCATCGTCGTCGGTACGGGTCTTGCTGGTGCAAGTGCCGCAGCCTCCCTCGGTGAACTTGGCTACAACGTTCTTGCGTTCTGCTATCAAGACTCGCCACGTCGTGCACACTCCATTGCAGCACAGGGCGGTATCAACGCAGCCAAGAACTATACGAACGACGGCGACTCCGTTTATCGTCTCTTCTACGATACCGTGAAGGGCGGTGACTTCCGCGCACGTGAAGCGAACGTGCATCGTCTCGCTGAAAACTCGAATTTGATTATTGACCAGTGCGTGGCTCAGGGCGTTCCGTTCGGCCGTGACTACGGTGGACTTCTTGCTAACCGTTCCTTCGGTGGTACTCAGGTTTCCCGTACGTTCTATGCACGAGGCCAGACCGGTCAGCAGCTCCTTCTCGGCGCTTACCAGGCGATGATGCGCCAGGTCGCTAAGGGTTCTGTGAAGCTGTTCCCGCGTCGCGATATGCAGGACCTCGTCGTCATTGACGGTAAGGCTCGCGGTATCGTGGTGCGTAACCTCATTACCGGTGCTCTTGAAAGCTATGAAGCTGATGCAGTCTGCCTTGCAACGGGTGGCTACGGCAACGTCTTCTACCTTTCTACCAACGCAAAGGGCTGTAACGTGAGCCCGGCTTGGCAGGCTTATAAGAAGGGTGCGCTCTTTGCAAACCCGTGCTACACGCAGATTCACCCGACTTGCATTCCGGTTACCGGCGATCACCAGTCGAAACTCACGTTGATGAGTGAATCTCTCCGTAACGACGGTCGTATTTGGGTTCCGAAAAAGGTCGGCGATACCCGCCCGGCTAACGAAATTCCGGAAGACGAACGTTACTACTACCTCGAAGAACGTTATCCGTCCTTTGGTAACTTGGTGCCGCGTGACGTGGCTTCCCGCAATGCAAAGATGGTCTGCGACCAAGGCATGGGTGTGGGTGCAACGAAGCGTGCCGTTTACCTCGACTTTGCTGATGCTATTAAGCGCATGGGCGTGTCGGGCGTTTCTGCCAAGTATGGTAACCTCTTCCAGATGTATGAAAAGATTACCGACGAAGACCCGTACAAGGTTCCGATGCGCATTTACCCGGCTAGCCACTATACCATGGGTGGTCTCTGGGTAGACTACAACTTGATGAGCACGATCCCGGGCTGCTTCGTTCTCGGTGAAGCGAATTTCTCTGACCACGGTGCTAACCGTCTTGGCGCTTCTGCTTTGATGCAGGGCCTTTCCGATGGTTACTTCGTGATTCCGTACACCATCGGCGGTTACTTCGCAGGCACGAAGCTTGAAAAGGTTTCTGCTTCGGATCCGGCGTTCAAGGCTGCGGAAGCTCAGACGATGGAACGCTTGAACAAGATCTTGAACATCCACGGTAAGCGCAACGTTTCCGACATTCACCGTGAACTCGGTCAGGTGATGTGGGATTACGTCGGCATGGGCCGTAACAAGGCAGGTCTTGAAAAGGCTCTCGAACGCATTCCGGAAATCCGTGACGAATTCTGGAACAATGCGAACGTGCTCGGTAGCGAAGGTGACTTCAACCAGAATCTCGAAAATGCAAACCACGTGGCAGACTTCCTCGAATTCGCGGAACTCCTCGCACGCGACGCTTTGCACCGTGAAGAATCCTGCGGTGGTCATTTCCGTGAAGAACATCAGACTGCAGAAGGCGAAGCGATGCGCGACGACGAAAACTTCTGCTATGTCGGTGCTTGGGAATACAAGGGTGACGGACAGGCGCCGGAACTCTCCAAGGAACCTCTCACATTCGATAATGTTCACCTCGTGACCCGGAGTTACAAATAA
- the ndk gene encoding nucleoside-diphosphate kinase has translation MEMTFAMIKPNGVKSGLIGRILDRYTSARLSVVGLKLHQMTSEEARGFYAEHVNKPFFPELEAYMTKGPSVMIALAGENAIAAVRAINGATNPAKAEPGTLRYDFAPSMTENVVHSSDSPASAEREVAFWFKKEDLYEYEAASNKACTVLG, from the coding sequence ATGGAAATGACATTTGCTATGATCAAGCCGAATGGCGTGAAGTCAGGTCTTATCGGTCGCATTTTGGATCGCTACACGAGCGCTCGTCTCTCGGTTGTCGGTCTCAAGTTGCACCAGATGACTTCTGAAGAAGCCCGCGGTTTTTATGCAGAACACGTGAACAAGCCGTTCTTTCCGGAACTCGAAGCGTACATGACCAAGGGACCTTCGGTCATGATCGCTCTCGCTGGTGAAAACGCAATTGCGGCTGTCCGCGCAATCAACGGCGCTACCAATCCGGCCAAGGCTGAACCGGGTACGCTCCGTTACGACTTTGCCCCGTCGATGACCGAAAATGTCGTCCACAGTTCCGATAGCCCGGCAAGCGCTGAACGCGAAGTGGCTTTCTGGTTCAAGAAAGAAGATCTTTATGAGTACGAAGCGGCTTCCAACAAGGCTTGCACCGTTCTCGGCTAA
- a CDS encoding STAS domain-containing protein: MSENPELLSIETIENCPKARLLRFVGDLDSTNAEATSNRIVELLDGEVTTLVADFSRLRYINSTGLGALLFVNKKVKGVGGVFKVANVNENVLEIIEIIGADQLLEIHRTLEEALASLN, encoded by the coding sequence ATGAGTGAAAATCCAGAACTCTTGAGCATTGAAACCATTGAAAATTGTCCTAAGGCACGCCTGTTGCGCTTCGTCGGCGATTTGGATTCCACCAATGCCGAGGCGACGTCCAATCGGATCGTCGAACTCTTGGACGGTGAAGTGACGACTCTTGTCGCGGATTTTTCCCGTTTGCGCTACATCAACAGTACGGGTCTTGGCGCACTCCTTTTTGTAAACAAGAAGGTGAAAGGCGTTGGCGGCGTTTTCAAAGTGGCGAACGTGAACGAAAACGTTCTGGAAATCATCGAAATCATCGGTGCGGACCAGCTGTTGGAAATCCACAGGACCTTGGAAGAAGCACTTGCTTCCCTGAATTAA
- a CDS encoding ATP-binding protein yields the protein MNQVVVKPLAEEPEVTLLKLSGDIGLNEIPQITALVDEYYGKGALHWAVDLSEVNFLSSPAVGAIMGLRSRVVARLGSISVFSAHARLAEKLKLMGVDLVIPAFRNLQAYVDHFRWEYKGASREVNLVLPANTSVVPPTRRLIEGILRSKGYGKKDAFIMESIVDELANNAIEHGKPVDGVFELKMKFDKLKINLTVANQCEELSDEAQKALIEKYEHPKMNPDSVRGRGIVLVKKLSSEMRYRVEPRRVEVDIVRIREGK from the coding sequence ATGAATCAAGTTGTTGTAAAGCCCTTAGCCGAAGAGCCCGAAGTCACGCTGCTCAAACTGAGCGGTGATATCGGATTGAATGAAATTCCGCAAATTACCGCTCTAGTGGACGAATACTATGGGAAAGGCGCCCTGCACTGGGCTGTGGACCTTTCCGAAGTCAACTTTTTAAGCTCGCCTGCTGTCGGAGCGATTATGGGACTGCGGTCCCGGGTCGTTGCGCGTTTAGGGAGCATTTCCGTTTTTTCCGCTCATGCGCGCCTTGCCGAAAAGCTCAAGCTCATGGGCGTGGACCTAGTGATTCCGGCATTCCGCAATCTGCAGGCATACGTGGACCATTTCCGTTGGGAATACAAAGGCGCTTCGCGAGAAGTGAATTTGGTTTTGCCCGCAAATACTTCAGTCGTTCCGCCGACTCGCCGTTTAATCGAGGGAATTTTGCGTAGCAAGGGCTACGGGAAAAAAGACGCCTTCATCATGGAATCGATTGTCGATGAACTGGCGAATAACGCAATTGAACATGGTAAGCCGGTTGATGGCGTCTTTGAACTGAAGATGAAATTCGACAAGTTGAAAATCAATTTGACGGTGGCGAACCAGTGTGAAGAACTTTCCGATGAAGCTCAAAAGGCTTTGATTGAAAAGTATGAACATCCCAAAATGAACCCGGACTCGGTAAGAGGCCGCGGAATTGTACTTGTAAAAAAACTGTCGTCTGAAATGCGTTACCGCGTAGAACCGCGCCGCGTGGAAGTCGACATTGTCAGGATACGCGAGGGAAAATGA
- a CDS encoding succinate dehydrogenase cytochrome b subunit, which produces MQWIIKYLTSSIGKKQIMGASGACLALFIFGHMVGNLQLINLDQSVAQAHYNAYTQLLTGMKPMIYFIELGLVALFIIHVGLAIKLKIENRKARGPEAYEVNARKGHKTFASFTMIWSGIFVLGFVIQHLMVLKFGVHYLYENEKGMIIRDMWLTTIDMFASPFWTVFYLISMFVIGMHLFHAISSAFQTMGVAHQKWTPIIDLAGVVYSVIVALGFAFEAAFSCYIANTDEVKKMREVARSEVYQQKLEVQKQQQMQEKESKKTSAVKLEDGFQYSYVMNKEGAR; this is translated from the coding sequence ATGCAATGGATAATCAAGTATCTGACTTCTTCTATCGGTAAGAAGCAGATCATGGGTGCTAGCGGTGCATGCCTTGCGCTGTTCATCTTTGGACACATGGTTGGTAACTTGCAACTTATCAACTTGGACCAATCTGTCGCGCAGGCCCACTACAACGCTTACACGCAGTTGCTCACGGGAATGAAGCCGATGATTTATTTCATCGAACTCGGACTTGTGGCTCTGTTCATCATTCACGTCGGCCTCGCTATTAAGCTGAAGATTGAAAACCGCAAGGCTCGCGGTCCTGAAGCTTATGAAGTGAACGCTCGCAAGGGTCACAAGACTTTCGCAAGCTTCACCATGATTTGGTCCGGCATTTTCGTTCTCGGCTTCGTGATCCAGCATTTGATGGTTCTCAAGTTCGGCGTTCACTACCTGTACGAAAATGAAAAAGGCATGATCATTCGTGACATGTGGCTCACGACGATCGACATGTTCGCAAGTCCGTTCTGGACCGTCTTCTATTTGATCAGCATGTTTGTTATCGGCATGCACTTGTTCCACGCGATTTCTTCTGCATTCCAGACGATGGGTGTCGCTCACCAGAAGTGGACTCCGATTATCGACCTCGCAGGCGTTGTCTACAGCGTAATCGTGGCGCTCGGTTTCGCTTTCGAAGCCGCTTTCTCTTGCTACATCGCTAACACCGATGAAGTCAAGAAGATGCGTGAAGTGGCTCGTAGCGAAGTCTACCAGCAGAAGCTTGAAGTTCAGAAGCAACAGCAGATGCAGGAAAAGGAATCCAAGAAGACTTCCGCCGTGAAGCTTGAAGATGGTTTCCAGTATTCCTACGTCATGAACAAGGAAGGAGCTCGCTAA